One genomic window of Hippopotamus amphibius kiboko isolate mHipAmp2 chromosome 10, mHipAmp2.hap2, whole genome shotgun sequence includes the following:
- the LOC130829894 gene encoding keratin-associated protein 21-1-like yields MCCNYYGNSYEGCDYGSVYDYRYGCGFEYGSGCGSGCSCGSSYGCGYGSRYGCGYGCRYGYGSISDSTVDMIPFVTVAMAVDVAVEPPKLGREVYQLSIYQLLTVQNYCRGGGSGCVYGSGCDSGCGYGSGCGYGCGCCGYQPLCYRRCYSSYS; encoded by the exons ATGTGTTGCAACTATTATGGGAACTCCTATGAGGGCTGTGACTATGGCTCTGTCTATGATTATAGATATGGCTGTGGCTTTGAATATGGCTCTGGCTGTGGTTCTGGCTGTAGCTGTGGTTCCAGTTATGGCTGTGGCTATGGTAGTAGATACGGCTGTGGCTATGGTTGTAGATATGGATATGGTTCCATTTCTGACTCTACTGTggatatgattccatttgtgaCTGTGGCTATGGCAGTGGATGTGGCTGTGG AGCCACCGAAACTGGGAAGAGAGGTGTACCAGTTATCAATTTACCAGCTTCTTACTGTGCA GAATTACTGTAGGGGTGGTGGCTCTGGTTGTGTTTATGGCTCTGGCTGTGACTCTGGCTGTGGATACGGTTCTGGCTGTGGCTATGGCTGTGGCTGCTGTGGCTACCAACCACTTTGCTACAGAAGATGCTATTCCTCTTACAGCTAG